The Chromatiaceae bacterium genome has a window encoding:
- the ychF gene encoding redox-regulated ATPase YchF, which yields MGFKCGIVGLPNVGKSTLFNALTKAAIAAENYPFCTIDPNVGVVPLPDPRLDAIAAIIKPKAILTTSMQFVDIAGLVAGASKGEGLGNKFLANIRETDAIAHVVRCFENDDVVHVAGKIDPLGDIEVINTELALADLESVEKALDRATKQSKTGDKKILARKELLERVRERLDTGQPVRAMGLEPDELLELRDIFLLTAKPTMYIANVAEDGFQDNPFLDAVRQWAAAEGAEVVPVCAAIEAEIVELEPEERALFLADLGLDEPGLNRVVRAGYRLLGLETYFTAGPKEVRAWTIPRNARAPQAAAVIHTDFERGFIRAEVIGYDDFIACKGEQGAREAGKLRSEGKEYVVKDGDVVHFRFNV from the coding sequence ATCGTGGGTCTGCCCAACGTGGGCAAGTCTACCCTCTTCAACGCTCTCACCAAGGCCGCCATCGCGGCGGAGAATTATCCCTTCTGCACCATTGATCCCAATGTCGGGGTCGTGCCCCTGCCGGACCCGCGCCTGGACGCCATTGCCGCCATCATCAAGCCGAAGGCCATCCTGACCACCAGTATGCAGTTCGTCGATATCGCGGGTCTGGTGGCGGGGGCCAGCAAGGGCGAGGGGCTGGGCAACAAGTTTCTCGCCAACATCCGCGAGACCGATGCCATCGCCCACGTGGTGCGCTGTTTCGAGAACGATGACGTGGTCCATGTCGCCGGCAAGATCGATCCCCTGGGCGATATCGAGGTCATCAACACCGAGCTGGCCCTGGCGGATCTGGAATCCGTGGAAAAGGCCCTGGATCGCGCCACCAAGCAGTCCAAGACGGGCGACAAAAAGATCCTGGCGCGCAAGGAGCTGCTGGAGCGGGTGCGCGAGCGTCTGGACACCGGTCAGCCGGTGCGCGCCATGGGCTTGGAGCCGGATGAACTGCTCGAATTGCGCGACATCTTCCTGCTCACCGCCAAGCCGACCATGTATATCGCCAACGTCGCCGAGGACGGCTTTCAGGACAACCCCTTTCTCGACGCCGTGCGCCAGTGGGCGGCGGCGGAAGGCGCCGAGGTGGTGCCCGTCTGCGCCGCCATCGAGGCCGAGATCGTGGAACTGGAGCCCGAGGAGCGCGCCCTCTTTCTCGCCGACCTGGGCCTGGACGAGCCCGGCCTCAACCGGGTGGTGCGCGCCGGCTACCGCCTGCTGGGCCTGGAGACCTACTTCACCGCCGGCCCCAAGGAGGTTCGCGCCTGGACCATCCCCAGGAACGCCCGGGCCCCGCAGGCCGCTGCCGTCATCCACACCGATTTCGAGCGCGGCTTCATCCGTGCCGAGGTCATCGGTTACGACGACTTCATCGCCTGCAAGGGTGAGCAAGGCGCCCGCGAGGCCGGCAAGCTGAGGTCGGAGGGCAAGGAGTACGTCGTCAAGGATGGCGATGTGGTGCATTTCCGCTTCAACGTCTAA